A stretch of the Rosa rugosa chromosome 5, drRosRugo1.1, whole genome shotgun sequence genome encodes the following:
- the LOC133711969 gene encoding phytosulfokine receptor 1-like — MRVQEIFVVILVTGFCFQAQVSSFQNLTCNPNDCQALQDFMTGLSPVIDGWGNDFSSDCCKWPGITCNSSSSLGLNDSLDSYRVVKLELPSRRLVGNIFESIGNLEQLRILNLSDNIFNDTLPISLFHLPNLDLLDLSSNFFFGPIPVVSDLPSIQSLDISDNNLNGPLSASICVNSHHLRVLNLAVNYLSGDLPPSLGNCSSLHDLHLYDNDLTGGISESLVWLQNLTHLSIKSNKLSGMLSEVSNLINLVHLDISINLFSGTIPDVFHSLGRLQYFGAHSNNFSGQIPLSLSNSPTISMLNVRNNSLSGPIDLNCSAMTSLASLDLGSNQFDGVIPSNLPSCRHLNSINLARNNLSGQIPETFKNFHTLHYLSLSNASHSNISYALQILQQCQNLTTLILTMNFYDEELLVDPTIHFAKLKVLIIANCRLTGSMPQWLSNSNMLQLLDLSWNRFEGTIPVWFGNFSSLFYLDISNNSLTGDIPRSLTELRSLIYWNICSVQEPSPEFPLFQKNKASERGLQHNKVSSFRPTLALDNNNLSGEIWPEFGSLKSLHVLDLKSLHVLDLKFNSLSGPIPSSLSSMTNLETLDLSHNKLSGAIPPSLVNLCSLSKFSVAYNQLDGEIPTGHQFGTFLNSSFEGNNLCGDPAPPCLSFSKPQPQPHSKSRVEYRGVVIGIAVGFVSGVACFIVIDKYVWTWHF, encoded by the coding sequence ATGAGGGTTCAAGAAATCTTTGTGGTCATCCTTGTTACTGGATTTTGTTTTCAAGCTCAAGTTTCGAGCTTTCAGAACCTGACGTGCAATCCAAATGACTGTCAAGCATTGCAAGATTTCATGACAGGTTTATCTCCTGTTATTGATGGATGGGGAAATGATTTCTCTTCTGATTGCTGCAAATGGCCAGGTATCACTTGCAACTCTTCATCTTCTCTGGGACTGAATGATTCTCTTGATAGCTACAGAGTGGTTAAGTTGGAGCTTCCAAGTAGAAGACTAGTTGGCAACATTTTTGAATCTATAGGCAATTTGGAACAGCTTAGGATACTTAACCTATCAGACAATATCTTCAATGACACACTTCCAATCTCATTGTTTCATCTGCCAAATTTAGACCTCTTAGATCTaagctctaattttttttttggtcccaTTCCAGTTGTTTCTGATTTACCTTCAATCCAGTCCCTTGACATTTCTGATAACAACTTGAATGGTCCTCTTTCGGCAAGTATCTGTGTCAATTCACATCACCTTCGTGTACTAAACTTGGCTGTGAACTACTTGTCTGGTGACCTCCCACCAAGTCTTGGAAATTGTAGTTCCTTGCATGACCTCCATCTCTACGATAATGATCTCACAGGTGGAATATCTGAAAGCTTAGTTTGGCTGCAAAATCTAACCCATTTGAGCATTAAAAGTAACAAGCTTTCTGGGATGCTGAGTGAAGTTAGTAACCTCATCAACCTTGTTCATTTGGATATCTCCATTAATTTGTTTTCGGGAACTATTCCGGATGTTTTCCACAGCCTTGGAAGATTACAGTACTTTGGTGCTCATTCAAATAATTTCAGTGGTCAGATACCCCTTTCCTTGTCAAATTCCCCAACTATCTCCATGCTTAATGTGAGAAACAATTCATTGTCAGGTCCAATTGATCTAAACTGTTCAGCAATGACAAGTTTGGCCTCTCTTGATCTAGGTTCAAACCAATTTGATGGGGTCATTCCATCCAATCTTCCCTCTTGTCGGCATTTGAATAGTATAAATCTTGCCCGGAACAACTTGAGTGGCCAAATACCTGAAACCTTTAAGAATTTTCATACTCTCCATTACCTCTCACTTTCGAACGCCAGCCATTCTAATATATCATATGCCCTTCAAATTTTACAGCAGTGTCAGAATCTAACTACTTTGATTCTCACCATGAACTTCTATGATGAAGAATTGCTTGTTGATCCAACCATTCATTTTGCAAAGTTGAAGGTTCTCATTATTGCAAATTGTAGGCTCACAGGTTCAATGCCCCAGTGGTTGAGTAACAGCAACATGTTGCAATTGTTAGATTTATCTTGGAACCGCTTTGAAGGAACAATTCCGGTCTGGTTTGGTAATTTTAGTAGTCTCTTCTACTTAGACATATCAAACAATTCTCTTACTGGAGATATCCCTAGAAGCTTAACTGAACTAAGGAGCCTCATTTATTGGAATATTTGCTCGGTTCAGGAACCTTCCCCTGAATTTCCTCTTTTCCAGAAAAACAAAGCAAGTGAAAGGGGATTGCAGCACAATAAAGTTTCGAGCTTTCGACCTACGCTGGCACTTGACAACAATAATCTCAGTGGAGAAATCTGGCCAGAGTTTGGGAGCCTGAAATCCCTTCATGTATTGGATCTGAAATCCCTTCATGTATTGGATCTGAAATTCAACAGTCTGTCAGGACCAATTCCGAGTAGTTTATCTTCGATGACCAATTTAGAGACTCTGGATTTGTCTCATAACAAACTTTCAGGGGCAATACCACCCTCGTTGGTTAATCTCTGCTCATTGTCCAAGTTTTCTGTTGCATACAATCAATTGGATGGAGAGATCCCTACAGGACATCAGTTTGGGACCTTCCTAAATTCAAGCTTCGAAGGGAATAATCTTTGCGGCGATCCTGCTCCCCCTTGTCTATCTTTTTCAAAACCACAGCCACAACCACACAGCAAATCAAGAGTAGAATACAGGGGAGTTGTCATTGGAATAGCTGTGGGATTTGTATCTGGAGTAGCTTGCTTTATTGTAATAGATAAATATGTATGGACTTGGCATTTCTAA